The nucleotide window AAATAATATGATCTtcatattttacagatgaaagcCCAAAAGCTGATAAACCCAAAGTAGATGAGGAGTGTGATGAAAATGAAGAAGATAAAGACTATCACAGGAGTGACCCACAGATTGCTATTTGCCTCGACTGTTTGCGCAACAATGGGCAGTCAGGAGATAATGTAGTCAAAGTGAGTAGTAAAGATAGTCTCTGCTGTTGTTATTGTTGGCAGAACAGCATTTGAAAGGGACCAAATAATTTTATAACCATTAACAATTAACTTTACTGTGGTGACCTGTCTCCACTTCCATGCCTATTTAGTCCTTTTGTTTGAGGCATTTCGATGCATCTTGGAATTTTGTAGAAAATACAATTCCATACAGAAATCCACTCGtgacagtggattttttttttttttttatggactaTAGTTTTGTAGTCTACAGCCTTGATGGTACATAACTGCATTACACAACAGTTTACAGCACACCACAGAGGTACTTAAAAAGCCACACTTTCAGGATTGCTGTCTTATCATGCCAGCAcgaagctgctttccagatatGTTGTGCACTGAATGACTGGGATCCAGATCTTCTGAGCTGTAAACCTGATTCTGACACTGATGTGTTGTCTGCGGCCTTCAGCAGGTCacttccatctgtaaaatgtgtAGAGTAATACCTGCTAACTGCTGTTTTAAGAATTAGGGATATTTGGTTTCTATTTCTGAAGGGAGGATTATCTAATGGTATCGAGTCTAGAAGAAAGTGTTTAGAAACCCACTTAGattttaatgctttattaaatTACAAAGACAAGaattcaaaaatattaaatattttctgtgtgcTATGTTACGTTGTAATTTTGGAAGTTCGTACACAGTAAGAAGGTTTTGATTCAGCAAGAAAACGTTTGTATGTGTTATCACTGTCTGTTTATGCTATATACAGTAAGAAATCCGTATCTCCATCACCATGTAGGAGTCCCAGGTTTCCAGCTTTCCTGTTGAATCAAAACTATTAGGTTCTGGATCACAGAATCTGTGATAATAGATCACATCTCAGGTTTGTAGCTTCCCTGTATTTTACCTAGATTATTTGAGGATGGTTttacttcctttttctctcaagGACTGAAGAAATTCTAAGAATTTCTAAGAAATGTAACATCTGTTTGACCCCCAGTGTTACTAACGCAGAGACTTAGATTATTTAAGTTCTTCTGGGGCTTTTGgcggttttggtgtttggtttggttttttttttctttcctcccttctgtaTCTCTTGGAAATTTCTTTAGAACCAGAGATGGGTCAAATGAATTTGTTTGTCATCTTGtaaattttgcaaaaaaagtgaacaaaaatgaACCTATGGTGCCATTATGAATTAGAAGAGAGTGCAGTAAAATTGGTTACTGGttgaaaaaaatatcaattaCAGCTGTTCTTGCACTAAAGATTGCTTAAATGCTCCAAAATTTCTaacatgctttttctgttttgttgctgttgctttagGGTTTAATGAAGAAATTTATCCGCTGTTCTACTCGAGTGACTGTGGGAACTATCAAAAAGTTTCTcagcttaaaattaaaacttccaaGTTCTTATGAGGTACATTTGAAACAATGATGcttgtgtttttatttccctgCAAAGTGTTAGGTTTTTATGAAATTTAATCACATTTGAActtgaggaatatttttttagCCCAATCACTAAGTACTGTTCAATATTCCAAGTTATACTTTCTGCCCTTAAATGAGAAGTGATCATTTTATCACATTGACTAAAGTTGCTAATCAAAGACTTCAGACAATTCTAGTAACTTCAGTTTCTTGCTTACCTGTGAAGGAACAGATACAttagttttttgtatttttatgtaaaaaacaaatgctttcacTTTCCATGTGGCTAATAAAAAAGTCACTTAATATGGTTGTGGGCTAGTAGCTACTGGGGAAAAGGAGAGCTCAACTAGACATACACCAAATtactctgcattttcattttctttagatgTAAGAAACTATCCAGTAATTATGAAGAAATGAGGAGCAATACCATTTGAATCTTTCAAAATGCATATACTTTTTTTGCACCTTCTCTGTAAATAGGTGGAATTTGATGGAGAGAGGGTCTTTGCTGCATGAGTGATTTGATCTTGGCCAAGACTGTTCCCTGGGGGGATTTGCTAACATGGTGGAAGTTGTGATGCAGGGTGGAGCTGGGAAGTGTGAGACTCCTGCCTCTGCTTCCCCTCTTCCCAGGGATACAGGAATTTTGACCTCAGCACAGACTATTTCTTTAGCCAGTTCTCTTACAGGAGTCAATGACTCCATGAACTGCAGCCTGCCTCTAGCACAAATGGCTGCATCCCAGCTTTGGCTGGAGGTAGGGCTGAGTTAGGTTATTGCAGAGCTATACACAGGAGTTTGTCTCAGTATCGTGACATACTGACCAGCCATTTTGATGtcatttggttttgttaattATGTTAATTTAATCTGTCTCAGGCACCTTAATGGCTTGTGTTACATAGTATCTGCTTACTtcaaaattttgacatttttttcctctaaaaaccagaaaagcattATGACTATAGTAATGAAAGAATTGTCAAACATTTTCAGTGGTGGGTAGAAGTAAGATGCTATAATACAGTTTAAACCAGTCATTTTTCACAGTAAGatcattacttttctttttcctttgccttcagtCAATGAAGAATCTTGTTTGTATACTCAGAAGTGCATTTTCCTTGTAATTTATGGTtacttttaaactattttttttaattataatttatttttaaaaaattagaattacAGTATTTCTGGTTTGTATCTTTGGGTTTGAAAGAGTGTTGACATAGCAAGAAGGCCTTCAAAATACAGCATGAAGCTTTCTCTTGTGTAGTGCAATACTACAATACTGTGTAGTGTTGATAAATACAGGGAGTGTTTGTCTACTAGTGATTTCCTGCCTAGTTTAGCAGACTTTCTTCTGTCCACACCTTAACTGAAATcacaaaagtgaaaaaataaagtggAATATTAGTGTACAAAATAGCATATTGTCAGCATGTTGTATTTATTCAGGTTTGATTTACATGTCTCATGGATTTATTGTATAATGATAGGGGTTGAGGGATTAACTCTCAGAGATTCACTTAGGAGTTCATTTAGACATTAAAATTTTGCATCCCTTTGTCTTACTGTTTGTTCTGTTGTATTTTAAGCTGGATGTACTATGCAATGGAGAAATCATGGGGAAGGATCATACTATGGAATTCATCTATATGACAAGATGGAGACTAAGAGGCGAAAACGTAAATGCTGTTATATTATTAATAAATGATGTTTTGGTATATTTATTAGAGAGAGTATACATGCTTTCACAGCTTGGTCCAAACTATATTCTGTGACCCTTCAAGAAACccttatttaaaaatgcattttgcatgttttctgaatttcttatGTTAAACCGTATGAGTGAAACCCTGCAGCACGTATATTGTGTAGACTCTGAAACTTAAAAATAGCAGGTATACAAAGTTTACATGCAAGTTCTGCTCTGAGTTTTAAGTTAAGTATCTGAAAACCCAAACACTTGTTCTTTTTCTGCAAATTTGCTTTTAGTGACCTTTTGAGTTACAGTAGTTGGGAATCTGCATCCAGCGGTTCTTTATTAAGAATCTGTTTTATTCAGTCAGTAAACTGAAAGTGATACTGAAAAATTATTGGTGAAATCTAATTGTTTTATTACTGTTTCTGTTAATACTACACCCATTTTTTTTAGATATGCTGTATAACACTAATATCCAGATAACACAGCTAAATGGGTTTTCCTTGCTGCGTGTGTATAATTTAGAATTGCAATATTTAacttattaaaaaacatttttttcaggtcTGATATTCAGTTTGATTTAGTAGCTATTATATTGCcttgtatatttaatttttttttgttagaagtcATATccccatttcttctctttattttgtACATTCGTTTGTGTGTAGCTGTTGATTGTCCTTCACTCTCTATTGCTTTGTAGTATGTGCAGAATTGTTGTCTATCACTGCCAGCGGAGGCTATATTGGAGTGCAGCTAAGGTTAAGCACTTAATATATGTTAATGTACTGATTCGTAGAAAATTCCAAACTTTccgtactcttttttttttttttttaagcttcctaGTACTCAGAATAAAAAGCACTGGggcacagagaagacagagaattAAGCACACTGTGGAGTTAACAATTCACAAGTCTCTTAAAGTTTTACCTTAATCTGAACGGGAAGGGGGAAGGATAGATTTTGATAGGAATTAGGGGGGTTAATGTATATAGGCAAGTATTcattaaatttgaaagtaatactGCACTGAAATTTGGTGATTGCTGAAACCCCAATATTGCACCAATAAGGGAGCTTTAAGTAGTATTTTTTCCAATACTGCCTTGAAAGCGGTGGGTGTTTGTTTTGCTTGCCGTCTTATATTTTTGTTAGCATTGGTTGTAGTATTAGGAAGTGTTGAGGTAACAACTTTAGTGATAATGGAATTCTTTCATGAGATTTaatcctgcagcccctgcccacaAATGGACTCTTGGCACTTGCATTGGTTTGGAAACAACAGTAACTATCATCTTGacaaaaaagacattatttgtACTTGTTAaaatttttccaaaatctcagaACCATAGGTTTTAACATTAAGTGAATATAGGAGCTGACAACTCTTGATTAAATTTGTAAGTTGTGTTTACATACACATAATATAGTCAGGTATGTGTTCAACTTTTCCTTTGTGTAGTTTTAAATCACTCCCCTGAAGTCAGAGATGGCAAATTAAAACCTGTAAGAATTACATTCTGTTGATAATAAATCCAGTAACATCTGGGCTTCtatgattttgttttcctaactGTGTTGGGTCTTGTTATAAGTTGTGATGGTAATTAATTAACAACCTCTTCTTTTGGATGAAGATCAAGTAAATGTATTACCTCCATCTTTGGTACTATTCACCATGAGCTTTTACTGGCACACCTGTGGACCTTACAAGAGGTAGAGTAGTAAAGGGAAAATATCCATTTATTCGTTGGAGAAGTCTTTCCTGTTCTAAATAAGTAAATTCATTTTAAgctttacatttgaaaattaaaaaaaaaaaaacattaaatggtAAATGTATATGTCCAGCTGTGGATGCCTCTTATCTGATCAGAAAATCATCTCCTTCGCAGTTTCGGTGTCAGAACTGCTCATCTTCGCAAGTCTGCTCACAGGATGGCACTTTTTATCAGGTAAGAGGCACTCACAACTGTACATATGACAGTCATTAAGGTCCTGTCAGCACTTCAACTGTAATCCAAGTTGTGGAGTTTTTATAATTCCTCACTACAAAGTGCTAAAACTCTATGAGCAAGGCCTGAGCATTTTCATTCCTTCAGAGAAAGCTTTATTGAATGAATAAATAGAATCCATTCAAAAGGTTTAGGGGTTTCTTTTACTTTACATTAGGCCATTTATCTTTTTGTTAGAGAGATACCATTCTGCAGGCTGATAGCCGCATCAGTCTGGAAGGATTATGTACCTCTTCCTATCTCATCCTTCTAATTAGTAGCATTGGGCAGTCACTAACAAGGGATCAAAACTGAAGAGTGTGAATCAAGAGAGACCACGTTGGTTTCAATTCCTTATAGCAATTCATGTGTTCTTTTCAATGGAGTAAAGAAATGTTAGGTTTTTCTAATACTGTATtcctttcatatcttttaaaattagaaatggaGCAACGCCCTATCTCTAGAATAGAACAAATCAAAACCTCCAGAATCTGCAAAATGAATTTGATTTCTAAATTTCATCAGTCAATCTGGTTCATACCTATATGAAACAATATTTCAGTTTCCTCATTGAGAATTTTCATTTGAACTAAGATCTAAAAGTTACTTTGGaagtttgaaataatatttttgcttgAGCAAAAAATTAACGTTAATGATAGAGGGTGGGGAGGGTCACTCCCCACTATGGATGGGAGTGACCTACTGCAGTCATGCCTACTTCAATAATTAGAATTGTTCCAGCATAATGCGTTTTATTTGTACAGTTGCTCTGTAATTTTGTTTGCAAAAACACTGAGCCTCACTGGTTTACATGGCAATTTCAGTAAGGTGACTGCTCTGTCTGCCTGCGTGCACTTCCGATTAGACTTGAGTACCTTTAGAGACAATTTATATAATCAAAGTGAAAAACATGTGAAATAGCATTTAATTAATATGGTAGTCATATCCTATGCAAAAAAATCAGAGACCAAGTAAT belongs to Harpia harpyja isolate bHarHar1 chromosome 10, bHarHar1 primary haplotype, whole genome shotgun sequence and includes:
- the PCGF5 gene encoding polycomb group RING finger protein 5 isoform X1 is translated as MATQRKHLVKDFNPHITCYICKGYLIKPTTVTECLHTFCKTCIVQHFEDSNDCPRCGNQVHETNPLEMLRLDNTLEEIIFKLVPGLREQELQREIEFWKKNKPQENGQDESPKADKPKVDEECDENEEDKDYHRSDPQIAICLDCLRNNGQSGDNVVKGLMKKFIRCSTRVTVGTIKKFLSLKLKLPSSYELDVLCNGEIMGKDHTMEFIYMTRWRLRGENFRCQNCSSSQVCSQDGTFYQSYPMVLQYRPRIDFG